Proteins from a genomic interval of Caulobacter sp. SL161:
- a CDS encoding DUF805 domain-containing protein, giving the protein MIRQWFDARGVIGRDAYLAQTTLAWLIGHLGFIVYFWTFASGGGFAGLGAMLDHRAMTLDAIARDAGWVWAALTAGLWLAQVWVLAALSSKRLHDMGLGGWLAGLTLVPGVGIAAWLALCAWPAKGAGVVRTA; this is encoded by the coding sequence ATGATCCGGCAGTGGTTCGACGCGCGTGGGGTGATCGGGCGGGACGCCTATCTGGCCCAGACGACCCTTGCCTGGCTGATCGGCCATCTGGGCTTCATCGTCTATTTCTGGACCTTCGCCAGCGGCGGCGGTTTTGCCGGTCTTGGCGCGATGCTCGATCATCGGGCGATGACCCTGGACGCGATCGCGCGCGACGCCGGCTGGGTTTGGGCCGCTCTGACGGCGGGGCTGTGGCTGGCGCAGGTCTGGGTGCTCGCGGCCTTGTCGTCCAAGCGCCTTCACGACATGGGGCTGGGCGGCTGGCTGGCGGGCCTGACGCTGGTTCCCGGCGTCGGGATCGCGGCCTGGCTGGCGCTCTGCGCCTGGCCCGCCAAGGGGGCGGGGGTCGTTCGGACGGCTTGA
- a CDS encoding DUF805 domain-containing protein gives MTFTQTMLSFQGRLRRRDLWIYWIGLLVVAATLFVLLERLLGLDLTEHRSWILTLLTVWPSYALLAKRMHDRNRSAWWALLLLGSELAGRIEAMVGFPRSLSLTSDVVGILVLLWVFIDFGLLEGTPGDNRFGPSPKAPREPSPSETPAVA, from the coding sequence GTGACCTTCACCCAGACGATGCTGAGCTTCCAGGGTCGCCTCCGTCGTCGCGATCTTTGGATCTACTGGATCGGGTTGTTGGTGGTCGCCGCGACCCTCTTTGTGCTCCTAGAGCGGCTGCTTGGTCTCGATTTGACCGAGCACCGTTCCTGGATATTGACGCTGCTGACTGTCTGGCCGAGCTATGCGCTGCTCGCCAAACGCATGCATGACCGTAACCGGTCGGCCTGGTGGGCGCTGCTGCTGCTCGGTAGTGAACTGGCGGGGCGTATCGAAGCCATGGTCGGTTTCCCGCGGTCTCTCTCGCTGACGAGCGACGTTGTCGGCATCCTTGTCTTGCTCTGGGTCTTCATCGACTTCGGCTTGCTGGAGGGGACGCCCGGCGACAATCGCTTCGGGCCGTCGCCGAAGGCGCCGCGCGAGCCTTCGCCCTCGGAGACGCCGGCTGTCGCCTAG
- a CDS encoding acetyl-CoA carboxylase biotin carboxylase subunit, protein MFSKILIANRGEIAVRVIKTCRRLGIKTVVVYSDADAGSLAVEMADETVHIGASPANQSYLVADKIIAACKQTGAQAVHPGFGFLSENAGFAQRCADEGIVFIGPNPGAISAMGDKIESKKFAQAAGVSCVPGHIGEIADTAEAVKISEEIGYPVMIKASAGGGGKGIRVAWTRQDVEEGFPAVRAEAKASFGDDRIFIEKFIESPRHIEIQVLGDKHGNVVHLFERECSIQRRNQKVIEEAPSPLLDEATRNAMGAQAVALAKAVNYDSAGTVEFVAGQDKSFFFLEMNTRLQVEHPVTELITGLDLVEQMIRSAYGEKMAFGQSDLSINGWAIESRIYAEDPYRKFLPSIGRLVRYDPPAEGEKDGYKVRNDAGVREGDEISMFYDPMISKLCTWAPTRLAAIDGMGRALEDFHIEGLGQNIPFLAAVMDEARFRSGKLATSYIKDEFPEGFNGTTPTALQLDILTAVGAAMQRVYATRARSYESGLIGEARDAWVVAIGDVRRQVKVAGEDGAVAVELLDEGRTLFLTDIDWRPGKPVFKAVLNGVAFTVQAAPAAEGFTIRHRAAKTRVLVLTPRSAELHDKLPEKQAADTSKLVLSPMPGLVVSMDVTAGQQVREGEVVCVLEAMKMQNIIRAERDGVVKAVNAKGGDPVAADEILVEFA, encoded by the coding sequence ATGTTCTCGAAGATCCTGATCGCCAACCGTGGCGAGATCGCAGTCCGGGTGATCAAGACCTGCCGTCGTCTGGGGATCAAGACGGTGGTCGTCTACTCCGACGCTGACGCGGGCAGCCTGGCCGTGGAGATGGCCGACGAGACCGTGCACATCGGCGCCTCGCCGGCCAATCAATCCTACCTCGTCGCCGACAAGATCATCGCCGCGTGCAAGCAGACGGGCGCGCAGGCCGTGCACCCCGGCTTTGGCTTTCTGTCCGAGAACGCCGGCTTCGCCCAGCGCTGCGCCGACGAGGGGATCGTCTTCATCGGTCCCAACCCCGGCGCCATCAGCGCCATGGGCGACAAGATCGAGAGCAAGAAGTTCGCCCAGGCCGCGGGCGTCTCCTGCGTGCCGGGCCATATCGGCGAGATCGCCGACACCGCCGAGGCCGTGAAGATCTCCGAGGAGATCGGCTATCCGGTGATGATCAAGGCGTCGGCCGGCGGCGGCGGCAAGGGCATCCGCGTGGCCTGGACCCGCCAGGACGTCGAGGAAGGCTTCCCGGCCGTCCGCGCCGAGGCCAAGGCCAGCTTTGGCGATGACCGCATCTTCATCGAGAAGTTCATCGAGAGCCCGCGCCACATCGAGATCCAGGTGCTGGGCGACAAGCACGGCAATGTCGTCCACCTGTTCGAGCGCGAGTGCTCGATCCAGCGCCGCAACCAGAAGGTCATCGAGGAGGCCCCCAGCCCGCTGCTGGACGAGGCCACCCGCAACGCCATGGGCGCCCAGGCCGTCGCCCTGGCCAAGGCCGTGAACTATGACTCAGCCGGCACGGTCGAGTTCGTCGCCGGCCAGGACAAGAGCTTCTTCTTCCTGGAGATGAACACCCGCCTGCAGGTCGAGCACCCGGTCACCGAACTGATCACGGGCCTGGACTTGGTCGAGCAGATGATCCGCTCGGCCTATGGGGAGAAGATGGCCTTTGGCCAGTCGGACCTCTCGATCAACGGCTGGGCCATCGAAAGCCGCATCTACGCCGAAGACCCGTACCGCAAGTTCCTGCCCAGCATTGGCCGCCTGGTGCGCTACGACCCGCCGGCCGAAGGCGAGAAGGACGGCTACAAGGTCCGCAACGACGCCGGCGTCCGTGAGGGCGACGAGATCTCGATGTTCTACGATCCGATGATCTCCAAGCTCTGCACCTGGGCGCCGACGCGCCTGGCCGCCATCGACGGCATGGGCCGGGCGCTGGAGGACTTCCACATCGAGGGCCTGGGCCAGAACATCCCGTTCCTGGCCGCCGTGATGGACGAGGCGCGCTTCCGGTCGGGCAAGCTGGCGACCAGCTACATCAAGGACGAGTTCCCGGAAGGCTTCAACGGCACGACCCCGACGGCTCTCCAGCTCGACATCCTGACCGCCGTCGGCGCGGCGATGCAGCGGGTCTACGCGACCCGGGCCCGCAGCTATGAGTCCGGCCTGATCGGCGAGGCCCGCGACGCGTGGGTTGTGGCGATCGGCGACGTGCGCCGGCAGGTCAAGGTCGCCGGCGAGGACGGCGCGGTGGCTGTCGAGCTGCTCGACGAAGGCCGCACCCTGTTCCTGACCGACATCGACTGGCGTCCGGGCAAGCCGGTGTTCAAGGCCGTGCTGAACGGCGTGGCCTTCACCGTCCAGGCCGCCCCGGCCGCCGAGGGCTTCACCATCCGCCACCGCGCCGCCAAGACCCGCGTGCTGGTGCTGACCCCGCGCTCGGCCGAGCTGCACGACAAGCTGCCCGAGAAGCAGGCGGCCGACACCTCCAAGCTGGTGTTGTCCCCCATGCCGGGTCTGGTGGTCTCGATGGACGTCACCGCCGGTCAGCAGGTCCGCGAGGGCGAGGTGGTCTGCGTGCTCGAAGCCATGAAGATGCAGAACATCATCCGCGCCGAGCGAGACGGCGTGGTCAAGGCGGTCAACGCCAAGGGCGGCGACCCGGTCGCGGCGGATGAGATTCTGGTTGAGTTCGCGTAA
- a CDS encoding DUF805 domain-containing protein, which produces MSDRSELAELFLSSNGRLARTPFLVASAVVVGVAVFYEAIANYTLHWLTGWFVYPILLFTGACLLSKRLHDRGRSGWWSMLILIAVVAVWPQPEHFLDFLFSLVILWSVVELGVMGGEQGANRYGPNPLKTISI; this is translated from the coding sequence ATGAGCGATCGTAGCGAACTGGCGGAACTGTTCCTGTCGTCGAACGGCAGGCTGGCGCGTACGCCGTTCCTGGTCGCCTCGGCCGTCGTGGTCGGCGTCGCCGTCTTTTACGAGGCGATCGCCAACTACACCCTGCACTGGCTGACGGGCTGGTTCGTCTATCCGATCCTGCTGTTTACCGGCGCCTGCCTGCTGTCCAAGCGGCTGCATGACCGGGGTCGGTCGGGCTGGTGGTCGATGTTGATCCTGATCGCGGTGGTCGCTGTGTGGCCGCAGCCCGAACACTTCCTGGATTTCCTGTTCTCGCTGGTCATCCTCTGGTCGGTGGTCGAGCTGGGCGTGATGGGCGGCGAGCAGGGCGCCAATCGCTATGGGCCCAACCCCTTGAAGACGATTTCCATCTAG